Proteins from one Mercurialis annua linkage group LG7, ddMerAnnu1.2, whole genome shotgun sequence genomic window:
- the LOC126655241 gene encoding probable methyltransferase PMT26 isoform X2, whose product MALGKYTRIDARRQSTNYCSTVTIVVFVALCLVGVWMMTSSSVVPAQSVDVPPQEKINDVPQQVPDSRAEDATKGDSSASQPQEENTSTNQDAQKPKLEEQPEEMPEERPEEKPEEKPEEKPEEKPEEKPDEANTSSDTSNPEDVDSKTSDGETNSEAGGTNSGDTQSGTAGQEDTEENTQDTNSKPDLKSDETTPTEKLLNTDDTDTKSDDNSIETKDGKTDEKSVDLIDDKESEKSTDGQANNQSSNDIFPSGDHSELSNETTTQSGAWNTQAAESKNEKEAQQSSDQQNIYNWKVCNVTAGPDYIPCLDNLQAIRSLRSTKHYEHRERHCPEEPPTCLVQLPEGYKRPIEWPKSREKIWYHNVPHTKLAEIKGHQNWVKVSGEFLTFPGGGTQFKHGALHYIDFINESVPDIAWGKRSRVILDVGCGVASFGGYLFERDVLAMSFAPKDEHEAQVQFALERGIPAISAVMGTQRLPFPARVFDAVHCARCRVPWHIEGGKLLLELNRVLRPGGFFIWSATPVYQKIPEDVEIWKAMTKLTKDMCWQLVSITKDTVNGVGVATYRKPTSNDCYEKRSQQEPPLCEASDDPNASWNVPLQACMHKVPVDSAERGSKWPEQWPARLQQAPYWMLSSKIGVYGKPEPEDFAADYEHWKRVVSKSYLNGLGIKWSSVRNVMDMRSIYGGFAAALKDINVWVMNVVPVDSPDTLPIIYERGLFGMYHDWCESFNTYPRTYDLLHADHLFSKIINRCSLVSVVVEVDRILRPGGKLIVRDNVETITELENITRSMKWEVRMTYSKDKEGLLYVEKSMWRPKESESLAYAIG is encoded by the exons ATGGCGTTAGGAAAATATACTAGGATTGATGCGAGGAGGCAATCCACGAACTACTGCTCCACCGTCACCATTGTGGTGTTTGTGGCGCTCTGCTTGGTTGGGGTGTGGATGATGACTTCCTCGTCTGTAGTTCCTGCTCAATCTGTAGATGTGCCTCCTCAGGAGAAGATCAATGATGTTCCCCAGCAAGTGCCCGACAGCCGAGCTGAGGATGCAACGAAGGGAGACAGCAGTGCAAGTCAACCTCAGGAAGAAAATACATCTACCAATCAAGATGCACAAAAGCCGAAGCTTGAAGAGCAGCCTGAGGAGATGCCCGAAGAGAGAC CTGAGGAGAAGCCAGAAGAGAAACCTGAGGAGAAGCCAGAAGAAAAACCCGAGGAGAAGCCAGATGAAGCTAACACGTCTTCTGATACTTCGAATCCAGAGGATGTGGATTCTAAGACATCAGATGGAGAAACAAACTCAGAAGCTGGGGGAACAAATTCTGGTGATACTCAAAGTGGTACAGCTGGACAAGAAGATACTGAAGAAAATACACAAGATACCAACTCTAAACCTGATTTGAAATCAGACGAGACCACTCCGACAGAGAAGCTACTTAATACTGATGATACTGACACAAAATCAGATGATAATTCTATTGAAACTAAGGATGGTAAGACGGATGAGAAGTCCGTGGATCTTATTGATGATAAGGAGTCCGAAAAAAGCACGGATGGGCAGGCTAACAACCAGAGTTCTAATGATATTTTTCCTTCTGGGGATCATTCAGAGCTTTCAAATGAAACTACCACTCAGAGTGGGGCATGGAATACTCAAGCAGCAGAGTCAAAGAACGAGAAAGAAGCTCAACAATCCTCTGATCAGCAAAATATCTACAACTGGAAGGTGTGCAATGTCACTGCTGGACCTGATTACATCCCATGTCTTGACAATTTGCAAGCAATTAGGAGTCTACGCTCTACTAAGCACTATGAGCATCGAGAGAGGCACTGTCCTGAAGAGCCTCCAACCTGCCTTGTCCAACTTCCTGAAGGCTATAAACGCCCAATTGAGTGGCCCAAAAGCAGGGAAAAG ATATGGTATCATAATGTTCCTCACACAAAACTAGCTGAAATTAAAGGGCATCAAAACTGGGTGAAAGTTTCAGGCGAATTCCTCACATTTCCTGGTGGTGGGACGCAGTTTAAACATGGTGCTCTCCATTACATTGACTTTATAAATGAG TCTGTGCCCGACATTGCATGGGGAAAACGCTCCCGCGTGATATTGGATGTTGGATGTGGAGTTGCTAGCTTTGGTGGCTATCTCTTTGAGAGAGATGTGCTTGCAATGTCTTTTGCTCCTAAAGATGAACATGAAGCGCAAGTCCAATTTGCTCTTGAAAGAGGAATCCCTGCTATATCTGCTGTGATGGGCACACAAAGACTTCCATTTCCAGCAAGAGTTTTTGATGCTGTCCACTGTGCAAGATGTAGAGTCCCATGGCATATCGAAG GTGGTAAACTTCTTTTGGAGTTAAATCGAGTGTTGCGACCTGGCGGTTTCTTCATTTGGTCTGCTACTCCTGTTTATCAGAAGATTCCGGAAGATGTTGAAATTTGGAAAG CTATGACTAAACTGACCAAAGACATGTGCTGGCAACTTGTCTCCATTACCAAGGATACAGTAAATGGTGTGGGTGTAGCGACATATAGGAAGCCTACTTCCAATGATTGCTATGAGAAAAGATCACAACAAGAGCCTCCTCTCTGTGAAGCATCTGATGATCCGAATGCTTCCTG GAATGTACCACTACAAGCATGTATGCACAAGGTCCCAGTAGATTCAGCAGAACGTGGGTCAAAGTGGCCAGAGCAATGGCCTGCCAGGTTGCAGCAAGCTCCTTATTGGATGTTGAGTTCCAAAATTGGAGTTTATGGTAAACCAGAACCGGAGGATTTTGCTGCAGACTATGAGCACTGGAAGCGAGTGGTATCTAAGTCCTATCTTAATGGACTAGGAATAAAATGGTCATCTGTGAGGAATGTCATGGACATGAGATCTATATATGGAGG TTTTGCTGCCGCTCTAAAGGATATTAACGTGTGGGTCATGAATGTGGTCCCAGTAGACTCCCCAGATACTCTACCGATAATTTATGAACGTGGTCTTTTTGGAATGTATCATGATTGGTGTGAATCATTTAACACCTACCCAAGAACATATGATCTTCTCCATGCAGATCATCTCTTCTCAAAGATCATAAACAG GTGCAGTCTAGTATCTGTGGTTGTGGAGGTTGATCGGATACTTAGACCAGGTGGAAAATTAATTGTCCGGGACAATGTTGAGACAATTACCGAGCTGGAAAACATAACGAGGTCTATGAAGTGGGAGGTACGTATGACCTACTCTAAGGACAAGGAGGGATTGCTTTATGTTGAAAAATCCATGTGGCGGCCTAAAGAGTCAGAGTCGCTCGCATATGCCATTGGTTGA
- the LOC126657486 gene encoding uncharacterized protein LOC126657486 — translation MFSLNPTHENDSKGDGEFNFWGSESECGERFEQEFDDKSLRLWNTSRCRNEAYPLLPQNHDYSNNISRSRLREARKELMERICDMPECGYELSLKDIVDLEENKTSTTEMKKHKTQKSKRSGKSGQMSRNASMEKETLMIKLFIPTSLFCKSRLKGSKVVPDQRSSRSSSSSSCFFPACWPIFRTKRRQSGPNF, via the exons ATGTTTTCTTTGAATCCCACCCATGAAAATGATAGCAAGGGAGATGGAGAATTCAATTTCTGGGGCAGTGAGTCGGAGTGCGGAGAGCGTTTTGAGCAAGAGTTTGATGATAAATCGCTGCGGTTATGGAACACGAGTAGATGTAGAAACGAGGCGTACCCTCTACTACCTCAAAATCATGATTATAGTAATAACATATCTAGATCTCGGCTACGGGAAGCGAGGAAAGAGCTGATGGAGAGAATTTGTGATATGCCAGAGTGCGGTTATGAGCTCTCGCTCAAGGACATTGTTGATCTTGAAGAGAATAAAACTAGCACGACTGAAATGAAGAAACACAAGACTCAAAAGTCGAAGAGAAGCGGCAAGTCAGGTCAGATGTCGAGAAATGCAAGTATGGAAAAGGAAACTTTAATGATCAAGCTCTTTATTCCCACTTCGCTTTTCTGCAAATCAAGATTAAAAGGATCAAAGGTAGTACCTGATCAAAGAAGCAGCAGAAGCAGCAGCAGTTCAAGCTG TTTCTTCCCCGCTTGCTGGCCTATCTTCAGAACCAAGAGAAGACAGAGTGGACCCAATTTCTGA
- the LOC126655241 gene encoding probable methyltransferase PMT26 isoform X1 yields MALGKYTRIDARRQSTNYCSTVTIVVFVALCLVGVWMMTSSSVVPAQSVDVPPQEKINDVPQQVPDSRAEDATKGDSSASQPQEENTSTNQDAQKPKLEEQPEEMPEERPEEKPEEKPEEKPGEKPEEKPEEKPEEKPEEKPEEKPEEKPDEANTSSDTSNPEDVDSKTSDGETNSEAGGTNSGDTQSGTAGQEDTEENTQDTNSKPDLKSDETTPTEKLLNTDDTDTKSDDNSIETKDGKTDEKSVDLIDDKESEKSTDGQANNQSSNDIFPSGDHSELSNETTTQSGAWNTQAAESKNEKEAQQSSDQQNIYNWKVCNVTAGPDYIPCLDNLQAIRSLRSTKHYEHRERHCPEEPPTCLVQLPEGYKRPIEWPKSREKIWYHNVPHTKLAEIKGHQNWVKVSGEFLTFPGGGTQFKHGALHYIDFINESVPDIAWGKRSRVILDVGCGVASFGGYLFERDVLAMSFAPKDEHEAQVQFALERGIPAISAVMGTQRLPFPARVFDAVHCARCRVPWHIEGGKLLLELNRVLRPGGFFIWSATPVYQKIPEDVEIWKAMTKLTKDMCWQLVSITKDTVNGVGVATYRKPTSNDCYEKRSQQEPPLCEASDDPNASWNVPLQACMHKVPVDSAERGSKWPEQWPARLQQAPYWMLSSKIGVYGKPEPEDFAADYEHWKRVVSKSYLNGLGIKWSSVRNVMDMRSIYGGFAAALKDINVWVMNVVPVDSPDTLPIIYERGLFGMYHDWCESFNTYPRTYDLLHADHLFSKIINRCSLVSVVVEVDRILRPGGKLIVRDNVETITELENITRSMKWEVRMTYSKDKEGLLYVEKSMWRPKESESLAYAIG; encoded by the exons ATGGCGTTAGGAAAATATACTAGGATTGATGCGAGGAGGCAATCCACGAACTACTGCTCCACCGTCACCATTGTGGTGTTTGTGGCGCTCTGCTTGGTTGGGGTGTGGATGATGACTTCCTCGTCTGTAGTTCCTGCTCAATCTGTAGATGTGCCTCCTCAGGAGAAGATCAATGATGTTCCCCAGCAAGTGCCCGACAGCCGAGCTGAGGATGCAACGAAGGGAGACAGCAGTGCAAGTCAACCTCAGGAAGAAAATACATCTACCAATCAAGATGCACAAAAGCCGAAGCTTGAAGAGCAGCCTGAGGAGATGCCCGAAGAGAGACCTGAGGAGAAACCTGAGGAGAAGCCAGAAGAGAAACCCGGGGAGAAACCCGAGGAGAAACCTGAGGAGAAGCCAGAAGAGAAACCTGAGGAGAAGCCAGAAGAAAAACCCGAGGAGAAGCCAGATGAAGCTAACACGTCTTCTGATACTTCGAATCCAGAGGATGTGGATTCTAAGACATCAGATGGAGAAACAAACTCAGAAGCTGGGGGAACAAATTCTGGTGATACTCAAAGTGGTACAGCTGGACAAGAAGATACTGAAGAAAATACACAAGATACCAACTCTAAACCTGATTTGAAATCAGACGAGACCACTCCGACAGAGAAGCTACTTAATACTGATGATACTGACACAAAATCAGATGATAATTCTATTGAAACTAAGGATGGTAAGACGGATGAGAAGTCCGTGGATCTTATTGATGATAAGGAGTCCGAAAAAAGCACGGATGGGCAGGCTAACAACCAGAGTTCTAATGATATTTTTCCTTCTGGGGATCATTCAGAGCTTTCAAATGAAACTACCACTCAGAGTGGGGCATGGAATACTCAAGCAGCAGAGTCAAAGAACGAGAAAGAAGCTCAACAATCCTCTGATCAGCAAAATATCTACAACTGGAAGGTGTGCAATGTCACTGCTGGACCTGATTACATCCCATGTCTTGACAATTTGCAAGCAATTAGGAGTCTACGCTCTACTAAGCACTATGAGCATCGAGAGAGGCACTGTCCTGAAGAGCCTCCAACCTGCCTTGTCCAACTTCCTGAAGGCTATAAACGCCCAATTGAGTGGCCCAAAAGCAGGGAAAAG ATATGGTATCATAATGTTCCTCACACAAAACTAGCTGAAATTAAAGGGCATCAAAACTGGGTGAAAGTTTCAGGCGAATTCCTCACATTTCCTGGTGGTGGGACGCAGTTTAAACATGGTGCTCTCCATTACATTGACTTTATAAATGAG TCTGTGCCCGACATTGCATGGGGAAAACGCTCCCGCGTGATATTGGATGTTGGATGTGGAGTTGCTAGCTTTGGTGGCTATCTCTTTGAGAGAGATGTGCTTGCAATGTCTTTTGCTCCTAAAGATGAACATGAAGCGCAAGTCCAATTTGCTCTTGAAAGAGGAATCCCTGCTATATCTGCTGTGATGGGCACACAAAGACTTCCATTTCCAGCAAGAGTTTTTGATGCTGTCCACTGTGCAAGATGTAGAGTCCCATGGCATATCGAAG GTGGTAAACTTCTTTTGGAGTTAAATCGAGTGTTGCGACCTGGCGGTTTCTTCATTTGGTCTGCTACTCCTGTTTATCAGAAGATTCCGGAAGATGTTGAAATTTGGAAAG CTATGACTAAACTGACCAAAGACATGTGCTGGCAACTTGTCTCCATTACCAAGGATACAGTAAATGGTGTGGGTGTAGCGACATATAGGAAGCCTACTTCCAATGATTGCTATGAGAAAAGATCACAACAAGAGCCTCCTCTCTGTGAAGCATCTGATGATCCGAATGCTTCCTG GAATGTACCACTACAAGCATGTATGCACAAGGTCCCAGTAGATTCAGCAGAACGTGGGTCAAAGTGGCCAGAGCAATGGCCTGCCAGGTTGCAGCAAGCTCCTTATTGGATGTTGAGTTCCAAAATTGGAGTTTATGGTAAACCAGAACCGGAGGATTTTGCTGCAGACTATGAGCACTGGAAGCGAGTGGTATCTAAGTCCTATCTTAATGGACTAGGAATAAAATGGTCATCTGTGAGGAATGTCATGGACATGAGATCTATATATGGAGG TTTTGCTGCCGCTCTAAAGGATATTAACGTGTGGGTCATGAATGTGGTCCCAGTAGACTCCCCAGATACTCTACCGATAATTTATGAACGTGGTCTTTTTGGAATGTATCATGATTGGTGTGAATCATTTAACACCTACCCAAGAACATATGATCTTCTCCATGCAGATCATCTCTTCTCAAAGATCATAAACAG GTGCAGTCTAGTATCTGTGGTTGTGGAGGTTGATCGGATACTTAGACCAGGTGGAAAATTAATTGTCCGGGACAATGTTGAGACAATTACCGAGCTGGAAAACATAACGAGGTCTATGAAGTGGGAGGTACGTATGACCTACTCTAAGGACAAGGAGGGATTGCTTTATGTTGAAAAATCCATGTGGCGGCCTAAAGAGTCAGAGTCGCTCGCATATGCCATTGGTTGA
- the LOC126656889 gene encoding uncharacterized protein LOC126656889 — protein sequence MTSSSSLTVTRSSPLKLLVMLCFLSTLLSLDKLFKLGKTDNYTCVLCNSCGESVSHLFFDCSFSSAIWKKVLTACGINRSPLRWSREISWFSRKYGGKNVSNKVRRIAFCSTVYSKWQDRFKVVFEGISPSHDSVFNKVRFSILYKFKFRAIGAIPEC from the exons ATGACGTCTAGTTCAAGTTTAACAGTAACAAGAAGTTCTCCATTAAAGCTGCTTGTGATGCTTTGTTTCCTGTCAACCCTACTGTCCCTTG ACAAGTTGTTTAAATTGGGGAAGACTGATAATTATACTTGTGTTCTTTGCAACTCTTGTGGAGAATCAGTTAGCCATCTCTTCTTTGATTGTTCTTTTTCTAGTGCCATTTGGAAGAAAGTTCTTACTGCTTGTGGTATCAATAGAAGCCCTTTAAGATGGAGTAGGGAAATTAGCTGGTTCTCCAGGAAATATGGAGGTAAAAATGTCAGTAACAAAGTAAGGCGTATTGCTTTTTGTTCCACTGTTTACAGCAAATGGCAAGACAGGTTCAAGGTCGTTTTTGAGGGTATAAGTCCTAGTCATGATAGTGTCTTTAACAAAGTTAGATTTTCTATCCTTTATAAATTCAAGTTTAGGGCTATAGGAGCAATTCCTGAGTGTTGA
- the LOC126656890 gene encoding uncharacterized protein LOC126656890 has protein sequence MGDFNAIINSGKKIGGVDNFEQSGEDFLCCLNDCNLNELKKYGCEYTWTNNQFGEARIWRKLDRALVNLEWLDLFGDSDYTALSAGVSDHSPLIVTINRTTNKGAKPFNYSEIKEVKIQLKELNLSRFSDLSIKVKSWKILLEDTQMNLQKDPINEELLLEERDISIHYRKLLFTEEKFLKQKSRINWINLRDNNNKFFYNSVKVRRSRNKITKLYTADGNLLSTQSEISEAMVEYYKNLVGVPAINRRHLNPKIIDCGLKLDDGNIDSLITPISPAEVKAAMFSIHGEKRLVLMINATSLSIIPKTASPNSLNDYRPIACCNALMKFITKVITNRLSKCVGSISNHCQCAFIPSRRIIDNVLLAHELFPRKFIHWIMLCVKTPAYSVAINGSLYGYFKGGRGLRQGDPLSPILFVLVMDYLSRYMVFISRSCMKESLVHFQEVSGLNVNNDKSSIFFYNIPNQTKKLILNVMGFIEGHLPVKYLGMPLVARRLTKADICTLIGARSSFFLKLLSKKLRKSAGVFSGEVMLMAESLEVFPGK, from the exons ATGGGAGATTTCAATGCTATTATCAACTCTGGGAAAAAAATTGGTGGTGTAGATAATTTTGAGCAGAGTGGAGAAGATTTTCTGTGTTGTTTGAATGATTGCAATcttaatgaattaaaaaagtATGGTTGTGAATATACTTGGACCAACAATCAATTTGGTGAGGCCCGTATTTGGAGAAAATTAGATAGAGCTCTAGTTAACCTGGAATGGCTTGATTTATTTGGTGACTCTGATTATACTGCATTAAGTGCTGGGGTTTCAGATCATTCTCCGCTTATTGTCACTATTAACAGAACCACTAATAAAGGTGCCAAGCCTTTTAA TTACTCAGAAATTAAAGAAGTTAAAATACAGCTAAAGGAGTTAAATCTCTCTCGTTTTTCTGATCTCTCTATCAAGGTCAAAAGCTGGAAGATCCTTCTTGAAGATACTCAGATGAATCTCCAAAAAGATCCTATTAATGAAGAGCTGCTTTTAGAGGAAAGGGATATTTCTATCCATTACAGGAAGCTGTTGTTTACTGAAGAGAAGTTTCTTAAGCAAAAATCCAGAATTAATTGGATTAACTTGAGAGATAACAACAACAAGTTTTTCTACAACTCTGTAAAAGTTAGAAGAAGCAGGAATAAAATTACTAAGTTGTATACTGCAGATGGCAATCTGTTATCTACTCAGTCAGAGATCAGCGAGGCTATGGTGGAGTATTATAAGAATCTTGTGGGTGTTCCCGCTATTAATAGGAGACATCTAAATCCAAAAATTATTGATTGTGGCTTAAAGCTAGATGATGGTAACATTGATTCTCTTATTACCCCTATTTCTCCTGCTGAAGTCAAAGCAGCCATGTTCTCTATTCATGGGGAAAAGCGCTTGGTCCTGATG ATAAATGCTACTTCTCTTTCCATTATCCCTAAGACTGCTTCTCCCAATAGTTTGAATGATTATCGCCCCATTGCATGTTGTAATGCTTTGATGAAATTCATTACTAAAGTCATTACTAATAGACTCAGTAAGTGTGTTGGATCAATTTCCAATCACTGTCAATGTGCTTTTATTCCTAGTAGAAGAATCATTGATAATGTCTTATTAGCCCACGAGCTT TTCCCTAGGAAATTTATCCATTGGATTATGCTATGTGTTAAAACCCCAGCTTACTCTGTTGCTATTAATGGTTCCTTATATGGATATTTCAAAGGTGGAAGGGGGTTGAGACAAGGGGATCCCCTGTCCCCGATTTTATTTGTTCTGGTTATGGATTATCTGTCTAGATATATGGTCTTTATCAGTAGAAG TTGCATGAAAGAGAGCTTAGTGCATTTTCAGGAAGTCTCTGGGCTGAATGTTAACAATGATAAGAGTTCTATATTCTTCTACAACATTCCAAATCAGACCAAGAAGctcattttaaatgttatggGGTTTATAGAAGGCCATCTTCCAGTAAAGTATCTTGGTATGCCTCTTGTGGCCAGAAGGTTAACTAAAGCTGACA TCTGCACTCTTATTGGTGCCAGATCTTCATTCTTCCTAAAGCTGTTATCCAAGAAATTGAGAAAATCTGCAGGTGTTTTCTCTGGAGAGGTAATGTTAATGGCAGAAAGTTTGGAGGTATTTCCTGGAAAGTAG
- the LOC126657485 gene encoding uncharacterized protein LOC126657485 translates to MGFEEFKAIYAQPKVECSSSDYPFLMHIFAPDDSHLQICATDFHSNTFAAVKSLEQLDDMRDSIGIGGSWSEFIDYLVASLQSEDLKLMLHNPGGVASAKLVAQKSKGMPLISVSLPKLTDSAANDAIARLSFALFNTLKGNECASMLTKVVSVEKDASIQSQAEKRQKSGKMNSSDNGSQNPPDKRSAQDPTSKKVTNRVVPAYRRAKVRGALLQDTEDDKDN, encoded by the exons ATGGGATTTGAAGAGTTTAAAGCAATCTACGCACAACCAAAAGTCGAGTGCTCATCGTCAGATTACCCATTCTTGATGCATATATTCGCTCCCGATGACTCTCATCTCCAAATTTGCGCTACTGATTTCCACTCCAATACTTTCGCCGCTGTTAAATCACTTGAGCAGCTCGACGACATG AGGGATAGTATTGGAATTGGGGGCTCCTGGTCTGAGTTTATTGACTACCTTGTAGCTTCTCTTCAATCTGAGGATCTTAAGCTTATGCTCCACAACCCTGGCG GTGTAGCATCTGCTAAATTAGTGGCTCAGAAATCTAAAGGAATGCCTCTCATTTCTGTTTCTCTCCCAAAACTTACGGATTCCGCTGCAAATGATGCTATAGCTCGTTTATCTTTCGCCCTCTTCAACACACTCAAAG GTAACGAATGTGCATCAATGTTGACAAAAGTGGTATCAGTTGAAAAG GATGCTAGTATCCAGAGCCAAGCGGAAAAGAGGCAAAAGTCAGGAAAGATGAACTCTTCAGACAATGGATCACAAAATCCCCCAG ACAAGCGATCAGCTCAAGATCCAACATCAAAGAAAGTTACTAACCGTGTTGTACCCGCATACCGCAG GGCAAAAGTAAGAGGCGCGTTACTGCAGGACACCGAGGATGACAAAGATAACTAG